A single genomic interval of Aedes aegypti strain LVP_AGWG chromosome 1, AaegL5.0 Primary Assembly, whole genome shotgun sequence harbors:
- the LOC5578938 gene encoding protoporphyrinogen oxidase: MTAILGAGISGLSAGYYLLKKGLPSPTVIYEASNRIGGWIRTDRFNEDGFVFEAGPRTIRPKGPAASNTLDLIEEVGLADEVYPIYSNHVAARNRMIYAKGKLNMLPSDLSGVLKTVPPFTKPLFFAGFKDIFAGRSKVPLEDESMYSFVERRFGKEIADYAVSSMLCGICAGDAKQISVKFLMKSLFEMEQKHGGVVKGMLKEAMNKKGKKDGAKESISALAKRAKSENWSIYSIHGGLQTLPDRLGTVLHKNGVGIETDVKFEEIMFDGGKVQLKVDGQDRVVDHLISSIPSYKLAKRVSSQHPELSKELAAIPYVDVAVINLCYKTPDLQKHKGFGFLVPPIENLPILGVIFDSCCFDMDDNTVLTVMIGGAWFEKWFGSNPDEELLLDVALKNVNRILDIQQAPDAYKVNLLRKCIPQYVVGHHKRVEGIRAYIRDHKLPLGLCGASYDGVGVNDVILSARKCVEEQVKSK, encoded by the coding sequence ATGACTGCCATCTTGGGTGCTGGCATCAGCGGTCTTTCCGCTGGATACTATTTGCTCAAAAAAGGCCTCCCCAGCCCAACCGTAATCTATGAGGCCAGTAATCGCATCGGCGGCTGGATCCGTACTGATCGATTCAACGAGGATGGTTTCGTGTTCGAAGCAGGGCCACGCACCATACGCCCCAAAGGTCCGGCCGCCAGCAATACGCTTGACCTGATCGAGGAAGTGGGACTTGCCGACGAAGTATACCCCATATATTCTAATCACGTTGCCGCCAGAAATAGGATGATCTACGCAAAGGGCAAGCTCAACATGCTGCCGTCGGACTTGTCCGGTGTCCTGAAAACGGTTCCGCCTTTTACGAAACCGTTGTTCTTCGCGGGGTTCAAAGATATATTTGCGGGCCGATCCAAGGTTCCCCTGGAGGACGAATCGATGTACAGCTTTGTGGAGCGAAGGTTCGGCAAGGAAATCGCCGACTATGCGGTTAGCTCGATGCTGTGCGGAATCTGTGCCGGAGATGCGAAACAGATCAGtgtgaaatttctgatgaagAGTTTGTTCGAAATGGAACAGAAGCACGGTGGTGTCGTCAAGGGAATGCTGAAGGAAGCTATGAATAAAAAGGGGAAGAAGGATGGAGCGAAGGAATCGATTTCTGCGTTGGCGAAGAGGGCCAAGTCGGAGAACTGGAGTATTTATTCGATACACGGAGGCTTGCAGACACTTCCGGACAGGTTGGGGACAGTTCTGCACAAGAATGGGGTCGGAATCGAAACCGACGTGAAGTTTGaggagatcatgtttgacgggGGTAAAGTTCAATTGAAGGTTGACGGACAAGATCGAGTCGTAGACCATCTGATAAGTAGTATTCCGAGTTATAAACTTGCAAAGAGGGTGTCCTCGCAGCATCCTGAACTCTCTAAAGAACTTGCAGCGATTCCTTACGTGGATGTTGCTGTGATAAATCTTTGCTATAAAACCCCCGATCTTCAAAAGCACAAGGGTTTTGGATTTCTGGTTCCACCGATCGAAAATCTGCCGATTTTGGGAGTGATCTTCGACAGCTGCTGCTTCGATATGGACGACAATACGGTTCTAACCGTTATGATAGGCGGTGCTTGGTTCGAGAAGTGGTTCGGAAGTAATCCCGACGAAGAGCTGCTTCTAGACGTGGCACTGAAAAATGTGAATAGAATTTTGGACATTCAACAAGCGCCGGATGCGTACAAGGTGAACCTTTTGAGGAAATGCATTCCACAGTACGTGGTTGGCCACCATAAGCGAGTGGAAGGCATAAGAGCTTACATTCGTGATCACAAACTGCCACTAGGGTTGTGTGGAGCTTCGTACGATGGCGTAGGAGTCAACGACGTGATTCTGTCTGCCAGGAAGTGCGTTGAAGAACAGGTTAAAAGCAAATAA